The window GGACCTTGGTGGAGCTGCTGGACACCGGCGACCAGATGGACCCGGTGATCGGTGACCGGATGTTCAAGACGAAGTCCAGCGAGGAGCTGTACCACCTGAATCTGCTGGTGGAATGGGCTAAGGCCGCCCGACTGCTGAGGGTTGCCGGTGGCCGTCTGCTCCCGGTGAAGAAGAACGCCCGGCTGCTCGACCGGCCCGACGGCCTGTGGGACGCCCTCTTCGAAGCGGTACCGCGCATCGGGAGTGCCGTACTGGTCTCGGGTTGGCTTGAGTCGGTCTTCTCGCAGGAGTACGCCGCCGGCCTGCGGGCGCTGCTGCATCGGCTCTACGCGGCTCGCGGCCCGGTCGCCGGCGACGCGCTGCGCAGAGCGGTGTGGCAGGCGGTGACCGCTCCCTACATCCTCGACGATGTGCCGCCCGAGCGGCTGCGGGGCTGGCGCGGTAGCAACGACCGTGACGTGCGGCTGTTGCTCGACGCCCTCGCGGCCCTCGGGGCCGTCCGAAGCGACGATGACACCGTGGAGCTGACCGGTCAGGGCAGGCGGGCCGTGGCCGTGATGCGCGGCGAACCGCTCCCCGGAGACCCGGTGTTCCAGCTGCGCATCGATCTAGAGGACATTGTCGAACCGGCGGTCTGGCGACGTGTGCTGGTGCCGGCCGCGGCCCGGCTCGACCAAGCGCATGCCGTGATCCAGGCTGTCATGGGCTGGGAGAACAGCCATATGCACGCCTTCACCGTGGACGGCGTCCAGTACGGCCGGGCCAACACCGAGCTCGACTTCGGGGACGAGCGGGTCGTCAGTCTCGGCGCCCTGCTCAAGGAGGGAGGGAGTCTTGTGTACACGTACGACTTCGGTGACTCCTGGGACCACCGCGTCACGGTGGAGCACCGGCTCTCAGCCGAGGCGGACCGGAGCTATCCCGTCTGCGTAGCCGGTTCCGGCGCCTGCCCTCCTGAGGACTGCGGAGGCGCCGGGGCCTATGAAGACCTCAAGCGGACTCTTGCCGATCCGACGCGGACGGAGCACGACGACCTCGTGCGGTGGCTTGGCCTCGACTCCGGGGTGGGGTTCGACCCGGCCCGGTTCACCCTCGGCGAAGCCAATGACAGACTCCGGCAGATGTAACCCACCCGTCCCGGGCGCTACCCCTGGGCGGGCCCGGTTCAGCCGAGATGGTGGATGCCCCAGTAAGAAGACCCTGGCGCTCCAGATCGCCCACAACCGTGACGCCCGGGGCCTGCAGGGAGTCATCTTCACGCGGGACGACCGGGCGGGTGAGGGCAAGCTGTCCTCGCGCCTGGGGCTGGTGACGGAGGCGGTCGAGGCGCCGGAGGGCATGGACCTGTACGCGTACCTGGTCGCGCAGTTGTCCAAGGGCGGCAAGGCGGACTACGTGATCGTGGACGAGGCGCAGTTCCTGGCTCCCGAGCAGATCGACCAGCTGGCCCGTGTCGTCGACGACCTCGGCCTGGACGTGTTCGCCTTCGGCATCACCACCGACTTCCGCACGAAGCTGTTCCCGGGCTCGCAGCGACTGATCGAGCTGGCGGACCGCCTCGAACAGCTCCAGGTGGAGGCGCTGTGCTGGTGCGGCGCCCGTGCCACGCACAACGCCCGTACGGTGGGCGGGGAGATGGTCGTCGAGGGCGCCCAGGTCGTCGTGGGCGATGTGAACCGCCCGGCGGAGGAGATCGGCTACGAGGTGCTCTGCCGCCGCCACCACCTGCGCCGCATGACCTCGGCCGCGGCCCATGCCGGCTCCCTCTCCCCGGACGTCCTCCCGGTCAACCACGCCTGACCGGCTGGGCACCCGCGGCGGCGATCCGGTGGCGGAGATCGGCGGCCATGGCTACTGCGTGCTGCCCTGGGTCGAGGGTGAGCACGTCCAGGGGACCGACCTCACCCTTGCCCAGGCGCGCGATCTCGGCGTCCTTCTGGCGCGACGCCACGAGGCCCTCCACCACCGGCGCGGCCTCCTGGCGCGGTACGCCGCTGCCGGGCCGAAGGGCGAGGTCCCGGCCGGGCCCCACAGGTGGACGCACGGCGACTTCCCGTACCGCAACCTGCTGCGGCAGGACGGGCGGGTCGTGGGGACAAGCGGCCTACGCGGCCCGCCGGCAACCTTGCCGCCGGGCGGGCCGGCCTTCCCTGCCGCCCGCGCCGGAGGCGTACGCCGCAACCCGGAGCGGGCGCATACCGGCGACTGCCGGATGGCAGCCGCGGCCGCCACTGCCCGGGGTGCGCACAGGCCGTCCGGGCGACCTGCTGACGGTCCCCGACACGCTGGCGGGCCGTGGGGCGACCGGCTGGGGTCCGCTCGCTCGCCGGATTCAGCGGCGTGCTCGCCAGGTGCCGTAGAGGGCGGCGACGGCGCTGATGACTCCGGCGAATCCGGCTTCGCCGACGGTGAGATAGGTGCCGGCGCAGGTCGCGAGGAGCGCGACCAGGACCACGGCATCGGGGGTGCGGTGCCGCCTGGTCTCCAGTTCGGGTTCGCGGGCGGCGGGGGGCCGGTCGGGGTCGGGTGTCTGCGGGGTGGTGCCGGTGTCGGTCATGACTCCAGGAGAGCGCGTCTTCTGCCGGGTTCCCAGTGATCCGTACGGGCCCGCCCGGACCCGGACGTCATTGCGTTTCGGCCGATGGAGACCGGGCCGGTTCCGGACGGGCCGAGGCGTTCGTAACCGTTCGGAGCATTCCGCATACGTACGGTCTCACCGCCCTCTAGCGTGGCCTTTCCGTACTGGCAGGGGGTTGGATGGCAGCCGAAGAATCCGGGGTCGAGCCGCGGGACAGCGAGGCGGTCGAGGCGTACGAGGCAGCGCTGGCTG is drawn from Streptomyces sp. NBC_01232 and contains these coding sequences:
- a CDS encoding plasmid pRiA4b ORF-3 family protein; its protein translation is MDEPHGKTAGQVRELVGWIGAGRKLTQTGRLTLADARTLVELLDTGDQMDPVIGDRMFKTKSSEELYHLNLLVEWAKAARLLRVAGGRLLPVKKNARLLDRPDGLWDALFEAVPRIGSAVLVSGWLESVFSQEYAAGLRALLHRLYAARGPVAGDALRRAVWQAVTAPYILDDVPPERLRGWRGSNDRDVRLLLDALAALGAVRSDDDTVELTGQGRRAVAVMRGEPLPGDPVFQLRIDLEDIVEPAVWRRVLVPAAARLDQAHAVIQAVMGWENSHMHAFTVDGVQYGRANTELDFGDERVVSLGALLKEGGSLVYTYDFGDSWDHRVTVEHRLSAEADRSYPVCVAGSGACPPEDCGGAGAYEDLKRTLADPTRTEHDDLVRWLGLDSGVGFDPARFTLGEANDRLRQM
- a CDS encoding thymidine kinase, whose protein sequence is MTDSGRCNPPVPGATPGRARFSRDGGCPSKKTLALQIAHNRDARGLQGVIFTRDDRAGEGKLSSRLGLVTEAVEAPEGMDLYAYLVAQLSKGGKADYVIVDEAQFLAPEQIDQLARVVDDLGLDVFAFGITTDFRTKLFPGSQRLIELADRLEQLQVEALCWCGARATHNARTVGGEMVVEGAQVVVGDVNRPAEEIGYEVLCRRHHLRRMTSAAAHAGSLSPDVLPVNHA